The DNA window TCGTCGCCGGCGGCCCGACCGGCGACCTGCTGATCGACACCTTCGTGCTCGCCGACCTGGAAGGCTCGCTCGGCGAGGACGATCGGGACGACCTCCGGCAGATCATGGAGATCGGTCGCAAGGAACCCCGGGTGCTGGCAGCGATCCTCACCCGCGCGGTCGCCCAGGAGGAGCAGCTGGCCGCACTGCTGGTCCGGCGCCGGCACGGAGATGCACCGGCCGCCGCCGACCGCACCCGGGCCGCCCTGCTCATGGGCCTGATGTCGCGGGTGGTCTTCGCCTGGTTCGAGGACGAGAGCCTCTCCCTCGCACAGCATCTCGTGGCGATCCGACAGGAGACCGCAGCCCTGGTCGCCGAGCCCACAGTGCCCATGGTGCCCGCAGACCCCACAGCCGCCACCACCCCCACTCCCGTTGCAGCAGAAGGAATCCGATGACCACCACCGCACCGGC is part of the Nakamurella alba genome and encodes:
- a CDS encoding TetR family transcriptional regulator, translated to MSISTSSTPGLREAKKKATRKALGAAARRLVAADGFDAVTAEQIAAEAGVSARTFFNYFETKEQAVLSGETDLGTPESRNLFVAGGPTGDLLIDTFVLADLEGSLGEDDRDDLRQIMEIGRKEPRVLAAILTRAVAQEEQLAALLVRRRHGDAPAAADRTRAALLMGLMSRVVFAWFEDESLSLAQHLVAIRQETAALVAEPTVPMVPADPTAATTPTPVAAEGIR